The genomic stretch AAGAAACTCTTGAAATTATAGCTAATTTTGCAAAAGATAAAGAAATATTTGTTATAAGTGATGAAGTTTATGAACTTTTAATATATGAAGGAAATCATATATCAATAGCTACTATTGAAGATATGAAAGAAAGAACTATAATAGTAAATGCTTTTTCTAAAACATGGGCTATGACGGGTTGGAGAATTGGATATTGTTTAGGACCTAAAAAATTGATGAAACAAATAGCAAAAATTCAATCTCATAGCACATCAAATGTTAATACTCCAACACAATATGCAGCTATAAAAGCTTTTGATGTTGATGTTTATTATATGTTTAAAAAATTTAAAGATAGAAGAGATTATGTTGCATCAAGATTAGAAAAAATGAATTTAAAATTTTTAAAACCTAAAGGAGCATTTTATTATTTTATAAATATATCTGAATTTGGAATAGAAGATTCAGAATTTTCTAAAAAATTATTAGATGAAGCAATGCTTGCGGTAGTTCCAGGTTCTGGATTTTATAAAAAAGGATATATAAGGATATCTTTTGCTACATCTGATGAAAATTTAGAAAAAGCTTTAGATAGACTTGAAAAATTTGTTAAAAATTTGAGAGAGAAAAAATGAAAACTTTAGATTTACTTGTTGCAGAAATTGGCAGTACAACTACAGTTGTTACTGCCTTTGATAAAATAGAATCAGATGAACCGGAAATATTGGGCCAAGCGGAACATTATACTACTGTTCTACAAGGAGATGTAACTTTAGGTATAAAAAAAGCAATATCTATACTTGAAAAAAAGATAAAAAATAAAATAAGATGGAAAAAGTTTTTGGCGAGTTCTTCTGCTGCTGGTGGACTTAAGATAACAGTTCATGGACTTGTTTATGATATGACTGTTAAAGCTGCAAAAGAAGCTGCTTTAGGAGCAGGAGGAGTTATAAAATATATAACTGCTGGTAAGATAAGAAATATGAATTTAAAAAAAATAATGGAAATATCACCAAAATTAATAGTTTTAGCCGGTGGTGTTGATTATGGAGAAGAAAATACAGTACTTTATAATGCTGCATTACTTGCAGACTCAGAAATAAATGTCCCAATTGTGTATGCTGGAAATTGTTCCGTATCAGAAGAAATTAAAAGAATTTTAGAAAAAAAAGGAAAAGAAGTAATATTAACTGAAAATGTTTATCCTAAAGTCGATCAATTAAATGTAAAACCTGCAAGGAAAATTATTCAAGAATCATTTTCAAAAAATATAATATATGCACCGGGAATGGAAAAAGTTTATGATATAGTTGATGATGAAATCATTCCAACTCCTGGATCTGTAATGCTTACAACTGAATTATTATCAGATATTTATAAAGATGTACTTGTTGTTGATATTGGTGGAGCTACTACAGATATTGACTCTGTTACAGAAGGAGATCCTTTAATACAAAAAATTATGTTATCTCCAGAACCTATTTCAAAAAGAACAGTTGAAGGTGATTTAGGCTTATATGTTAATGCTCATAATGTTATAGATTTGATAGGTGAAAATGAATTAAGAAAAGAATTTGAAGATTATGATGATTTAATAAAAAATTTGAGTCCATACCCTCAGAATGATAGACAAGAAATGTTTGTTTCTACTTTGGCAAAATACTGTTTTGTTGAGAGTATAAAAAGACATGCCGGAAACAAAAAATATCTTTATGGTCCAAATGGAAGACAAGAAATAGCAGTTGGAAAAGATTTAACTTCCATAAAATATATTTTTGGAACCGGTGGAATTTTGAGTAGGTCAAAATATAAATATGAAATAATGAAAAAAATATTAGAAGAAGATAGAAGAAATTCTTTAATTCCTGGACAAAAAATATTTTTTGGTTATGACAAAAATTATATATTTGCAGCTATTGGTGTTTTATCCACTGTTAATAAAGAGGCAGCTATTAATTTGTTGAAAAAAAATATAGAAATAATAAAAAACAGATGATAAAAATCATCTGTTTTTTTATGGTGGGCAGAGACAGAATCGAACTGTCGACACACGGATTTTCAGTCCGTTGCTCTACCGACTGAGCTATCTGCCCACTCGTTTATAAATTTATAAAAAATGGTGGGCGCTGCAGGATTTGAACCTACGACCCTCTGCTTGTAAGGCAGATGCTCTCCCGCTGAGCTAAGCGCCCTGATGGCGCCCCCAACCAGATTTGAACTGGTGTCTTTGGCGTGAAAGGCCAATGTCCTAGGCCGCTAGACGATGGGGGCTTTTGTTGTTTTTGTTTCGCCAACCGAGATATATAATATCATAGATAATCTATCTTGTCAAGGTTTTAATGTGAACAGAATATTAAAAAATTATAATTTTTCTTTTAGTATAATATTTCTCGCTAAAATTTCATCTTTTTTCATTTGTAAAATTAAATCTTTTTCGCTGTTAAACTTTATTTCAGATCTTAGAAATTTTAAAATTTTTATTTCAATTATTTGATCATATAGATTATCATCAAAATCCATATAGAATGTTTCTACTTTAGGTTCTTTCTTTTTTTCATAATATGTAGGTCTTATACCAACTGATGTTAAACCATATACAATTTTTTCATTTAATAAAGATTTTGATATATAAACGCCATATGCAGGAAAAAGTATATCTTCTTTATATCTTATATCCATATTGGCTGTTGGAAATCCCAATCTATCCCTACCAACATGTCTATCTTCATAAATAGGTCCTTCAAGTGTCCAATGCCTATTCAACATAAAGTTAGCTTTTTCTATTAGACCTTTTTTTAAAGATTTTCTTATCAAAGTTGAACTTATTCTTTTTCCATTATTTTTTAAATCATGAAGAACTTTTATTTTCAAACCTTTTTTAACCCCTTCGGTTAAGAGGTAACTTACATCTCCAAGAGCTCCTCTACCAAATCTAAAGTCTTCACCACATACGATTTTTTTTACACCTAAATTTATTAAATCATTTAAATATTCTTCATGGGTTATTTTCCAGACATCTTCCATATCAACAATTTTTACTTTGAATCCCATTTTTTCCATTAAGGATTTTCTTTTCCAACTTGGTAATATTAAACCATCAAATCCATTCACATATTGACCTATTGGATACCTCAACATTATAGCCAAAGGAATTAGATTATCTTTTTTTGCTTCTTCGAGAGTATTGTTTAGAATATAATTATGGCCTTTATGAACTCCGTCAAATGTACCAACAGTTAAAACGTACAAAATTAGTCACCTCAATATTTTATAAATTTTTGCTATTCTATCATTTCTTTCATTATTTTTAATAAGGGTTTTAATAAACGAAGAATTCTTTTCTGCCTTAGCTATTCCAAAAAAATTATCATTTTCATCTATTAATTTAACGAAATTATCTTTTTTAAATTTTTCATAGTTTTCTACAAATTCTTTATAGATTTGTATTCCATTCTTTATTTTATCTGAATTATTTACCTTTAAAATAGGAATATTTAAAACCTCATTTATAGAAATTATTTTTTCATAAGAAATATCATTTATATCAATAGTATTTAATATATTCATATTTCCAGCTTGAGTTCTTTTCAATTCAATAGTAACAGCACCAGGACCTATTATATAACCAATTTCCATTATTAAAGATCTTATATAAGTTCCAGCAGAAACAGTAACTTCAAATTCAAATTCTTTACCTTCTTGTGAAAAATTTTCTATAGAAAAAATTTCAATTTCATGAGGTGGAAGGTTTATAATTTCACCTTTTCTCGCATATTCATATAAACGTTTACCTTTATATTTCTTTGCACAATAAGAAGGCGGTGTTTGCATTCTTTTTCCCAATAAAGACATTATTGTAGGTTCAATTTTTTTGATATCTTCGTTTGTAACTTCATTTTGTTCTACTACTTTGCCATCTTTATCAAAAGTATCCGTTATTTCACCAAGTTTTCCACGCACAAAATATTTTTTAATATCTTTATTAAGAAATTCTATAAATTTAGTTCCCTTATTTATACCAAGAATAAGAACACCGGTAGCAAAAGGATCCAATGTACCGGTGTGGCCTATTTTTTTCGTATTAAGTTTTTTTCTTGCAATACTTACTACATCGTGTGAAGTCATATTTTCAGGTTTATTTACTATTAAAAATCCATTATTCATCATTTTCATCCTTAATTTCTATATTATTTAGTAAGTTATTTATTCTTATACTTGCTTCTATTCCTTCATCTTTATGTATTCTTAATTCTGGTGCTTTATACATTCTTATATTTTTAGCTATTAAAGTTCTTAAATATCCTTTAGATTCATTTAAACCATCTAATATTTTTTCAATATTTCCATTTAAAGTTGAAACAAATATATCGGCATAAGATTTATCTTTTGCTAATTTTACTTTATTAATTGTAAATAGTTGACCTCTCAATTTATCATTTCTTAAACTCGAAATATTTGAGTTTAAAAGTTTCATTATTTGTGATTCAAGCATTTGTATTTTAAATCCTGCCATTTTATTCACCATCCATATCTACGATAATATCTTTTAAATTCATAAAATCATTAGATTTATTTATTTTTTCCTCAAGTTCTTTGAAATAATTCAAATATAATTTTGGAGTCAAACCTATATTATTCCAAGTTTTATCATCAGGAATTTCTATTCCAAAATTTCCAGAATAACCATACATTATAGTATTAACAGATAAATTTGCAATGGATACAATTCCTATCATCATTTTAGAATCACTATCTTTTGCTTCAGAAGGAGTGTCATGATAAGCTGCTGTATTTATTATTAATTCAGACAATCCCCAATTCTCAAATAGCATTTTTCCAACTATTTGATGAGAATATGTATTCAATAAATCTTCAGCTTGATGAAATTTTATTTTTTTATGCCTAGCTACTTTTAATATTATTTCAAAAATATCTGGCATAACATAAGCCATAACAATTTTTCCCATATCATGCAACATTCCAGATAAGAAAGCCTCTTCTTTGTCTGGATAATTTAGATATTTGCATAAAAGTTCTGAGGCCATTGCAGTACTCATCAAATGTTTCCAAAATTTTTCAGTATTAAAAAATTCATATTCTTTTTTAAAATAGCTATTAGCAGTAAAAACTCCTAAAGCAAGATTTCTAACAGTTTTAAAACCAAGTATGTTTATAGCCTGAGAAAGCTTTGTTATTTTTCTTGGTAATGCATAATAAGCTGAATTTGATAATTTTAAAATTTTTGCTGATAGAGTAGGAGATTGTAAAACAGCCATATTTAAATCTTTTGTACTCGATTCAGGGTCTGAAGCAACATTTATGATTCTCTGAACTATGAAGTCAGGAGTTGGTAGATCATTTATTTTTTTTGAAAGTTTATTTATAGAAGTTTCCAATTAAATCACACCTTTTGGTAAAGTAATTATAAATTTAGAACCTTTTTCAAATTCACTCTCGAGGAGTATTTTCCCATTATGAAGTTCTACCAGTTCTTTCACAATGGATAATCCTATTCCAGTGCCCTGTATTTCATAGTTTAGTGAAGAATCTGCTCTAAAGAATTTCTCGAAAATTTTCTCTTGATATTCTTCTTTTATTCCCATTCCATTATCTTCTATATAAATAATTATATTTTCTTCATTTTGTTCATAATTTATTTGAACATACTTATCTTCTTTTTTAGAATCAGAATATTTTATAGCATTCTGTATCAAATTTACCAAAATTTGTTTAATTCTTGTCCTATCAAGATTTAATATTATGTTTTCATTTGATTTCAAAATGATTTTTACATCATTAGTTTTTGAAAATTCTTCTAAAGAAGATATTACTTCATTTATTAATTCTGTAAATTCAAAAGATTCTCTTCTTAAAGTTAAAGATTTTAATTCGAGTTTAGAGAAATCTAATAGATCATTTAAAAGCTTATCTAAATGATTGGATTCTTTAAAAATAGTATTTAAAAATTCAGATAAAGTATCTTTATCTAAAATATCTAAAGAATTTATAAGAGTTTCAGAATAAGCTTTAATAGCACTCAAAGGTGTTCTTAATTCATGTGACATCATAGATAAAAATTCCATCTTCATTTTATCTATTTTTTTGAGTTTCTCTAATTCTTTTGTACCAGAAACATCTCTTACAACTATCAAAACATAAGAATTTTCTTTTATTTCAATGTTTATAATATCTATAGAATAAAAATTATTTTTTATATCAAATTCAAAATTATTATTTAATTTATTATTGAAAGCTAATTCTGTATACTCTTCTATTTTATCCATTAAAGCACTATTTTCTTTTATTTTTGAAAAATTGTTATTTTCGAATTTTATTATTTTATTTTTATCATAGACAACTATAGATTCTGTAGTAGAATTTAAAACACTATTTAAAAAGTTTTTGTTTTCTTCTATTATTAAGTTTTTGGCAACTATTTTTTCATAGAGCTTTAGATTTTCAAAAAGGTTTCCCAACAAAAAAGATACTAATTTTATTGTAGTCATAAATTGATTAGAAAAATTTTCTTCTTCAGTATATCCAACATAGATAAAATTAATTTTGTTAGTACTAACTATAGGAATTAAAATATAAGATCCAACATCATCCGGAAAAATTGAAACATCAGACTTGTTATGTGCCCACATTACAATATCTTCTAGGTCTTTTTTAAAAGGTTTTCCAAATATTTCTATTATACTCTCATTTTCTAATTCAAAAAAATATTCTTCTTCAATTTCAAGAGATCTTTTTAAAATTATAGATATTACATCATAAGCTTCTTTAACTGAATTTATTTTCGAAATTTCCATTATTACAGTTGAAATCTGAGTTAAAAAAGATAAATTAGTTTTTAGTTTTTCAGCCATTGAAACACCATCCCAAAATAATTGTCTTAATAAATTATACATTATTAAAATTAATTTTTCAAAAAAAATAATCAATAACTCTATAAAACTTAAAAAAATAATGTTAAAATGAAAATATACACAAAAGGAGATGATATATATGGAAGATCCGTTAAGTAGTTATTCTAATAAACCACCATAAAGGAGGAATATATGTGAAAATAGAAATGACAGTAGATATAAAAAAATTAATAGATTTAAAACAATTCAAAGTTCTTAAAGAATTAATTTCTGAACAATCTGTTCCTTATATAGTTGAAATTTTAGAGGAACTTGAAGCAGAAGAAAAAATAGTAGTATTCAGACTTCTTCCAAAAGATATAGCGGCAGTTGTTTTTACTGAACTCGAAATAGATGATCAGAAAAAATTATTAGCTTTGTTTAAAGAAGAGAAATTGAAAGAAATAATAATTAATATGGAACCAGATGATAGAGTTGAAATATTTGAAGAATTACCAGCAAATGTTGTTAAAAATCTTTTAAATTATCTCTCACCTCAAGAAAGAGATCAAACTTTAATCTTATTAAATTATCCTCAAGATTCTGCTGGGAGAATAATGACACCAGATTTTTTTGATTTAAAAGAAGATCTTACTGTTTCGGAAGCTTTAAAAAATATAAGGACTTATGGAAACGAAAAAGAAACTATATATACATTATTTATTATAAATCATAATAGAAAACTCGAAGGAGTTATAGAATTAAAAGATTTGATATTTGCAGATGATGATAAATTGATAAAAGATATAATGAATAAAGAATTTGTATATGTTAAAGCTTATGAAAATGAAGAAGAAGTTGCAAAAATAATGAAAGATTATGATTTATTGGCTTTACCTGTAACAGATTCTGAAAAAAGACTTATTGGTATTATAACTATTGATGATATAGTAGATATAATAGAAGATTCAGTAACCGAAGATATACAAAAAATGGCTGGTATGGGTGTTACTGATACATCATATCTTCACACCTCAACTTGGAAACTTATAAAAAGTAGAGTTATATGGCTTATAATGTTACTTTTACTTGAGAGTACAGCAGCTTTTATAATAGATGGTTATTCTCATGTTTTACAAAAAGTTACTATATTGGCAGCATTTATTCCAACAATAAATGCAATGGGAGGGAATGCTGGAAGTCAAATGTCTGCAATAATAATACGTTCAATTGCGCTTGGCGAACTTGAATTTAAAGATATGAAAAGAGTATTTTTTAAAGAACTTCTAATTGGAAGTATTATGGGTGTGATTTTATCAATAGTTATGGGATTCAGAGCTTTTGTAAATACTCAAAATCCTATGATAATACTTAGTTTATCTATATCTCTTATAATTGTTGTAATAGTTTCCAATTTACTTGGAGCAATTTTACCTTTTATAGCAAAAAAATTAAAATTAGATCCTGCATTAATATCTGGTCCTTTAATTTCAACATTAATGGATGTTATAAGTATGACAGTTTATTTTTCTGTAGCATTATCTTTATTAAAAGATTTTATTTAGAACAAGGGCTTCTTATGCCCTTGTTAGAGAAAATGTGAAAAAATTCATTAAGTGTTTACTTTAAAAAATATAATTAATTAATATATTAGTTATATAATACAAATGCAACCTTAATAAAGGGGGAGTCAATATGATTGATTTTTATGTTTGTATGGGTAGTGCTTGTTATTTGAAAGGATCTAATGAAATTGTTGAAATAATTAATAGACAAATCGAAAAACATGATTTAAAAGCCAAAGTGCATTTAAAAGGTTCTTTTTGTTTAGGTCCTTGCAATCAAGGAGTTGTTATTAAAGTTGGGGATAAATTTTTTAAAAAAATGAGTCCAGAGAATACGATTGAAAAATTCGAGAATGAAATAATTCCATATATAGAAATATTGATGAATGGAGGAGAATGAATTGAATGTAACAAAAAATGTTTGGGAACTTATAATGGACTATGATCCAAATGGACTTTTAGCTATAGATGAAAATTATGATATAAAACTTGTTAATCCTGCATTTGTAAAAATGTTTTTTCTTGAAGGACAAGATGTTATAGGTAGATCTGTTTTTGATTTTTTTGATGATTATCAAGATTTTTATGAAGTTAATAATGGGAAAAAAAATTTAGTTAGAAGAATAAAAGAATATCCAAATTACGGTATTACTGTTTCTGAAGTAACTTTTAAAATAGAAGATGAAAAAATGGTTGTTAAAATTTTTCATGATATAACAGATCAAGAAAGAAAGGAAAAAGAATTGAGAACTTTAAAATTACAGATAATGGATGAAGTTCAAAAAATCGTTGATAAACAGATGAAAACAGGTCAAGAAATTGCTTCTATTCTTGGAGAAACAACAGCAGAGACTAAAGCCTCTCTTGTAAAATTGTTGACTATTTTGAAAAAAGAAAGTTAAATATGAGAGGTAGGTGTATTTAAATGATATCGGCGGTTATATACAAAAAAAATCTTAATAAATTTGGTGAAGAGGTATGTGGAGATAATTTTCAATTGGGAAAAACTGAAGATTCTAAAATAGCAGTTATGTCTGATGGACTTGGAAGTGGTATAAAAGCAAGTATATTATCTATTTTAACAACTGAAATAATAAGTACTATGTTTAAAAAAGGTGTAGATGTTGAAGAAGTTGTTCATACTATAGCAAATACTTTACCAGTATGCAAAGTAAGAGGAATAGCTTATTCTACATTTACAATTGTTCAAATTTTTAGGAATGGAATGGTCAAATTAGTAAATTATGATAATCCAAAACCAATAATATTAAAAAAAGGTCAACTTTATTGGCCAACTTATCAGGAAAAAATAATTAATGATAAAAAAATTAAAATATCTACATTTACTCTTGATCCAGAAGATTTTATATTTGTTATGTCTGATGGTGTTGTTCATGCAGGTCTTGGAAATTTAATGGATTTTGGTTGGGGAATAGAAAATATAGCTGGATATTTAAAAAGGATGTATAGAAGAACAAGAGATATAAAATACATGGTTGATAATTTAATAGCTGTTACAGAGAGTTATTATGGTTTTGAAGCGGGAGATGATGCAACACTTGTTGGTCTTAAGATTACAGAAAAACCAAGAGCAATAATATTTACAGGACCACCATTAGATCCGAAAAAAGATAGTTATTATGTTGAGAAATTTACTAAATTTGATGGTAAAAAAATAATATCTGGTGGAACTACAAGTAATATAGTATCAAGAATAACTGGAAATGAAATGGAAATAGATCTTACAAGTACTTCCAGCAAAGAACTTCCTCCTTATGGTCATATGGAAAATGTTGATTTAGTAACTGAAGGAGTTTTAACATTAAAAGCTTTAAATAAATTGCTTTCAGAATGTAAAAATAATATGTATGAAATAGATTTTGATAAAAAAAATATAAATGCGGCAGATAATATGTTTTTAATACTTAGAGACTGTGACGAAATAAAAATAATGGTTGGAAGAAAAGTCAATGCATTTTATCATAATCCAGCTTTACCTTTTGATATGTCCATAAGATCTAATTTAGTTAGGGATATAGTTAAAAATTTACAGAGAGTGGGTAAAGATGTTGAAATAGAATATTGTTGAGGAGGAAAAAGTATGGTGATAAGTATATGTGTTGGAACAACATGTCATTTATTGGGATCATCATCTTTAGTTGAAGCTATAAATGAGCTTCCAGAAAAGTATTTAAATAATGTTAGTATAAAGTATTCTACATGTTTTGATGTTTGTCATGGGCAAATGAAACCCCCTATAGCTAAGATAGATGACAAACTTTATGATGATTTATCTCCGGATAAAATCAAAAAAATTATTATTGCCATGGTTGGTGATAATTAGAATGAGATCTTTTATATTTAATGAAGTTATGAAATTGAGAAGACAAACCCTTATAAAAATGGCAGAAATGTATGAAAATAATCAATTAGAAGATGAAATCGATAAATTACCAAAAATAATGCTTCCAGGCCCTGAAGGTAAGTATAGAGGTTCTGTGTATCATGAAAGAGAAGTTTTAAAAAATAGGATAAAAAATTATTTAGGATTGGATTATGATAAAACAAAAGACAAAGAACTTTATGAATTAACTCCTTTTTTAGATGAAATATTATCTGGAAAAAGTGATTTAAAATCAGAAAAATTTGTTCAAGTTATAAAAGAAGCATGTGATTCTTGCCCTTCTGGAAGATATTATGTAACTGATTTATGTAGGAATTGTGTGGCACACTCATGTATGAATGCATGTCCTAAAAATGCTATATCTTTTGAAAATGGAAGAGCTGTTATAGATACTGAAAAGTGTATAGGTTGTGGACTATGTTCTAAATCATGTTCTTATTTTGCAATAGTAAAATTAGAAAGACCTTGTGAAAGAGCTTGTTCAGTAAATGCTGTAATAAAAGATGAAGATAATTCCGCAAAAATAAATGAAGAAAAATGTGTTAATTGTGGAAATTGTTATATTTCTTGTCCTTTTGGAGCTGTAGAAACTCCATCTTATCTCATGAATGTTCTTTACAGTTTAAAAAATTTTAAAAATAATATAGCTATTTTTGCACCTGCCATTGTTTCGCAGTTTGGTCCAAAAGTAAGCATAGGTCAAATAAAAGATGCATTAAAAAAAGCAGGTTTTGATAATGCATATGAAGTTGCTATAGGTGCTGATATTGTAGCTCAAGAAGAAGCAGAACTGTTAGATAATACTGAAGAATTAGTAACAACATCTTGTTGTCCTGCATTTGTTGAATATATAAAAAAACATCAACATAAATATATAAAAAATATTTCACCTGCACCATCACCTATGATTGCTTTGGCAAAAAAAGTTAAAGAAGAAAATAAAGATTCAAATATTATATTTATAGGACCATGTATAGCAAAAAAATCAGAAGCTTACAACAGTAATTATATTGATTATGTCATCACATTTGAAGAATTAGGTGCTTTATTAATAGCTAAAAATATTGAACCAACAGACTTTGAAAATGAAGACATAGAAGGTAGTTATGATGCTTGGAACTTTGCTGCTTCTGGTGGAGTTACAAAAGCTGTAGAGAATAGGATGAAAAAAGAAAATATAACAACTTTAAAAATGAATGGGCTTGAAGAAGGAAAACAAATTTTTAAAGATTTAGAAAAAGAAAACATAAACCTTCTTGAAGGAATGGCTTGCTTTGGAGGATGTATATCAGGACCAGGTGTTTTAATAAATCCAAGAGTTGCAAATAACGGATTAAAAAAAATCAAAACTTTAGATAAAATATAAAAAAAGGGTAGAATAATTAATTATTCTACCCTTTAATATTATTTTTTATATAAACAGATGACTTTTTTATCTACTTTTAAAATATCATCACTTACTTTATTAAAAGTTATAAGATCTCCAGAGAAAAAAACTAAAGAATTTTTACCGAGTATTAAACTACCATTACCATTTTGTATGAAATAACTTCCAACCATACTTGAATCTATTAAATATTCACCAGGTTCTAATTCTCCTGATTTCCATTCAGCCACTTTTAAACTTCTTAATCTTTCTTCTTTTGGAAAGTTAACCAATTCAAAATATTCTCCAGATATAACATTTTCTTTTTGATCTTTTGTAAACATTTCTACGGGGTTTTCGATTACTTCCTTCATACCCCCAAGTGTCTCACTCAATAATTCATAATATTTTTCGATTTCTTCTTTAGAAAAATTATTATTTAAAAATATATCTAATTCATCGAAATCTGCATCAGGTTTTTTTTCAAAAAAATCTTCAACAGCTTTAACAACATTTTCCATTATATGCCTCCAATTATAATTGCATTCTCATTATTTCTTTATAAGAATCTATTATTTTTGTCGTTACTTCTGTAGTCAATCTCAAAGATAGAGAAGCCTTTTCAGCAGCTATAATGACTTGATGTACATCATTAATTTTTCCAGTTGCATAATCATTTGTAGCTTTATCAGAAATATTTTGTAAACTGTTTACATCATTTATAGCATCATTAAGCATTTTTGAAAAGTTTAAATTTTTATTATTTTTATTTAAATCAGTATTTTTAATACTTTCTAAACCGATTTTATTTATTCTGTTTATCAAATCGATTCACCTCCCATATTATTTTCCAATATTTAAGGCCGAATTATACATTGTTTTAGCTGTATTTACAGCAGTTGCATTGAATTCATAAGCCCTTTGTGCAGATATCATATCTATCATTTCACGCAATGCATTTACATTTGGATATCTAACATAGCCATTTTCATCTGCATCAGGATTATCAGGTTCATATTCAAGACGAAATGGAGCTTGATCTTCATTTATTGAGCTTACTTTAACTCCACCAAAACTTTCTGAATTACTCATAGAACCATTTAAAACTTCTTCAAAAGAAACAGATTTTCGTCTATAAGGTCCTCCATTATCAGTTCTTGTTGTATTTGCATTGGATAGATTTTGAGAAATAATATTCAATCTAAATCTTTCTGCAGACATTCCACTTCCAGAAATATTCATGCTTTTAAACAAGCCATCCATCATCTACCACTCCTAACAGCAGTATTATATCTTTGAATAGAATAAGTCATCAATCTTGATAACCCAGTGTATTTCATAGAATTTTGAATCATCAATGAAAACTCTTTATCTTCATCAACATTATTACCGTCATTTTCAAATGATTTTGAATCATCAACT from Oceanotoga teriensis encodes the following:
- a CDS encoding sensor histidine kinase, translated to MAEKLKTNLSFLTQISTVIMEISKINSVKEAYDVISIILKRSLEIEEEYFFELENESIIEIFGKPFKKDLEDIVMWAHNKSDVSIFPDDVGSYILIPIVSTNKINFIYVGYTEEENFSNQFMTTIKLVSFLLGNLFENLKLYEKIVAKNLIIEENKNFLNSVLNSTTESIVVYDKNKIIKFENNNFSKIKENSALMDKIEEYTELAFNNKLNNNFEFDIKNNFYSIDIINIEIKENSYVLIVVRDVSGTKELEKLKKIDKMKMEFLSMMSHELRTPLSAIKAYSETLINSLDILDKDTLSEFLNTIFKESNHLDKLLNDLLDFSKLELKSLTLRRESFEFTELINEVISSLEEFSKTNDVKIILKSNENIILNLDRTRIKQILVNLIQNAIKYSDSKKEDKYVQINYEQNEENIIIYIEDNGMGIKEEYQEKIFEKFFRADSSLNYEIQGTGIGLSIVKELVELHNGKILLESEFEKGSKFIITLPKGVI
- the mgtE gene encoding magnesium transporter encodes the protein MKIEMTVDIKKLIDLKQFKVLKELISEQSVPYIVEILEELEAEEKIVVFRLLPKDIAAVVFTELEIDDQKKLLALFKEEKLKEIIINMEPDDRVEIFEELPANVVKNLLNYLSPQERDQTLILLNYPQDSAGRIMTPDFFDLKEDLTVSEALKNIRTYGNEKETIYTLFIINHNRKLEGVIELKDLIFADDDKLIKDIMNKEFVYVKAYENEEEVAKIMKDYDLLALPVTDSEKRLIGIITIDDIVDIIEDSVTEDIQKMAGMGVTDTSYLHTSTWKLIKSRVIWLIMLLLLESTAAFIIDGYSHVLQKVTILAAFIPTINAMGGNAGSQMSAIIIRSIALGELEFKDMKRVFFKELLIGSIMGVILSIVMGFRAFVNTQNPMIILSLSISLIIVVIVSNLLGAILPFIAKKLKLDPALISGPLISTLMDVISMTVYFSVALSLLKDFI
- a CDS encoding (2Fe-2S) ferredoxin domain-containing protein, which translates into the protein MIDFYVCMGSACYLKGSNEIVEIINRQIEKHDLKAKVHLKGSFCLGPCNQGVVIKVGDKFFKKMSPENTIEKFENEIIPYIEILMNGGE
- a CDS encoding PAS domain S-box protein; its protein translation is MNVTKNVWELIMDYDPNGLLAIDENYDIKLVNPAFVKMFFLEGQDVIGRSVFDFFDDYQDFYEVNNGKKNLVRRIKEYPNYGITVSEVTFKIEDEKMVVKIFHDITDQERKEKELRTLKLQIMDEVQKIVDKQMKTGQEIASILGETTAETKASLVKLLTILKKES
- a CDS encoding SpoIIE family protein phosphatase — its product is MISAVIYKKNLNKFGEEVCGDNFQLGKTEDSKIAVMSDGLGSGIKASILSILTTEIISTMFKKGVDVEEVVHTIANTLPVCKVRGIAYSTFTIVQIFRNGMVKLVNYDNPKPIILKKGQLYWPTYQEKIINDKKIKISTFTLDPEDFIFVMSDGVVHAGLGNLMDFGWGIENIAGYLKRMYRRTRDIKYMVDNLIAVTESYYGFEAGDDATLVGLKITEKPRAIIFTGPPLDPKKDSYYVEKFTKFDGKKIISGGTTSNIVSRITGNEMEIDLTSTSSKELPPYGHMENVDLVTEGVLTLKALNKLLSECKNNMYEIDFDKKNINAADNMFLILRDCDEIKIMVGRKVNAFYHNPALPFDMSIRSNLVRDIVKNLQRVGKDVEIEYC
- a CDS encoding NAD(P)H-dependent oxidoreductase subunit E encodes the protein MVISICVGTTCHLLGSSSLVEAINELPEKYLNNVSIKYSTCFDVCHGQMKPPIAKIDDKLYDDLSPDKIKKIIIAMVGDN
- a CDS encoding monomeric [FeFe] hydrogenase; translated protein: MRSFIFNEVMKLRRQTLIKMAEMYENNQLEDEIDKLPKIMLPGPEGKYRGSVYHEREVLKNRIKNYLGLDYDKTKDKELYELTPFLDEILSGKSDLKSEKFVQVIKEACDSCPSGRYYVTDLCRNCVAHSCMNACPKNAISFENGRAVIDTEKCIGCGLCSKSCSYFAIVKLERPCERACSVNAVIKDEDNSAKINEEKCVNCGNCYISCPFGAVETPSYLMNVLYSLKNFKNNIAIFAPAIVSQFGPKVSIGQIKDALKKAGFDNAYEVAIGADIVAQEEAELLDNTEELVTTSCCPAFVEYIKKHQHKYIKNISPAPSPMIALAKKVKEENKDSNIIFIGPCIAKKSEAYNSNYIDYVITFEELGALLIAKNIEPTDFENEDIEGSYDAWNFAASGGVTKAVENRMKKENITTLKMNGLEEGKQIFKDLEKENINLLEGMACFGGCISGPGVLINPRVANNGLKKIKTLDKI